In Planococcus versutus, the DNA window GGTGTGATTTTCACAGCTGTACTGTATTTAACAATAGGTCCACTGTTTGCATTACCAAGAACGGGGGCAGTTTCTTATGAAGTGGGTATTGCTCCATTTGTTGGAGAAGCACATGCAGCAATCGGTTTACTTGTATTTTCAGTGGTTTTCTTTGGAATTTCACTAATCGTTTCACTAAATCCTACGAAAATAGTGGATAGTATTGGTAAAATTCTTTCGCCGGCTATTTTAGTTACACTAGGTGTATTATTGGTGACTGCTATTGTAAAACCGATGGGCAAACAACAAGTTCCAGAGCCAGTTTATACAAGCGATGCTTTTTTTACAGGATTTACGGAAGGCTATAATACAATGGATGCACTCGCTTCATTGGTATTTGGAATTATCGTAATTTCAGCTGTTCGCAAGATGGGTGTAAATTCACCGAAAGGTGTCTTAACTGCAACGTTAAAAAGTGGTATAGTGGCTGCAACTTTACTAGCTATCGTTTATACAGGAATTGCTTATTTAGGATCCACAAGTACAGCCGCTTTAGGTCTTTTGGAAACGGGAGGACCCGTATTGAGTGGTGCTTCTGATTATTATTTTGGAACATTAGGTGCAAGCTTGTTGGCAATGATCATTATTTTGGCTTGTTTAACCACAGCTATCGGCTTAACGGTTGCCAATGCTGGGTTTTTCCATAAATTAACACCGAAAGTTAGTTATAAAACATATGTCTTTATTTTCTCTGCTTTTTCATTAGTCGTGACCAATGCGGGGCTTGCAAATATCATTACATATTCAATTCCGGTACTGATGTTCTTGTATCCACTAGCGATAGTGTTGATCTTGCTAGCATTTTTGTCACCTTTGTTCAGACACGCTCAATTTGTCTACATATCCACAACTGTTGTGACATTTTTTGTTAGCGTAATTGATGGCTTAAAAGCATTAACTTCTTCATTAAACGTCGCTAATCCTCAATGGCTGCAGTCAATTATTGATTTTTACGCGAACTTACTGCCTCTTTACAGCAATGGATTAGGGTGGTTCTTGCCTGCGATCATCGTTGTTGCCATTACGACAGTTATTGCGCGCAGTAAAAAAAATGTAACAGTTCAAGCGGTTCAAGATAACGGATAAAATCTATGCTAACTAAAAAGCTATATTCAAAGCACATGGCTTTGAATATAGCTTTTTTGATTGTTATTATAAGCTTTTAACAGTCGAGAGTTCATCTATTGTACGTACCCAATTAGACTTCATTAAATGTGTTACTTTTTCTGGGTTTTTTTCTTTTAAAGTTTGGATAATTTCCACGTGCTCATCATAAGAGCTCCTTGTTAGCATTAAGGAGTGGTGAAAAAACTGTCTTCTTACGTGAGACTGAAGACTTCCAAGTATGCTGTAAATATAGGGATTGTTGGCAGCATCTACAATGATTTGATGAAACTCTTGATCAATTTTTAAAGCCGAAAATCCATCTTGGCTTTGGATAGCTTCAATAAATCGTTGGTTGGTTTCTTCTAATAAAGTAAAAACGTCTTGATCAAGATTAGGGATGGCGAGTTCTGCAGATAGTGCTTGTAAGACAGCAAGAGGCGGTAGTAAGTCTTTGAGATCACCTTTTTTTACATTTGTAACACGTGTAGCTTTTCCGGGAAACATTTCTACAAATCCTTGAACTTCTAATAATTGCAAAGCTTCACGGATTGGGGTTCTGCTCAAATTTAATGCTTGCGCTAAATCCGTATCGATTAATTTTTCTTCTGGCTGTAACGTGCCATCAATAATCCATTGCTGCAATTGAAGATAAGCACTTTCTTTAGCTGAGACACGAACGGGCTTAGAGTGATTAACTGGAATCGGCATTGCAAGCTCTCCTTTTTTACTGTGTGATTTCTTCCATTATACAGTAATTAACACCAATCACAAAATATACTATGCAATATACTAGTAGATCTCTCAAATAAATTTTATGTGTCTGTTTGTCGTTATCCAAATAGGGAATAATACAGACATAATCGCATGCACAGAAATGAGGAGGAATAGCATGCTGTCATTTATTCCAAGCCAAGATTCAACCACAATTGCTTTTGAACTTAATGGAACAGCCACAAAAGAAGACTTACTCAAATTGGAACAGGCAATTGGAGAACAATTCTCTGATGATCAGCAGTTTAATGCTTTTGCTGTTATGCAAAAGATAGAGGTACCGACGATTAAAGCACTGATTGAAGAATCTAAAATCGATATGAAGTATGGCAACCAATACAATAAGCTGGCGGTCATCGGTGAAAAGAAACTCCTTGAAACAATAACCAAGCTTAGTAATGTTATGCCGGGTGTTAAAGCTCGATATTTCGAAATAGATGAAGCCGAGCAGGCATGGAACTGGATTAAAAACAAGCAGTTTGAATAACAAATTCGAGGAGGAAAAAAGATGTTATCATTTGTACCAAGTAAAGACGAAGAAACGATTGCTATTGAATTTGAAGGAACAGCAACACACGAAGATGCCATGAAAATCGATAGAATTATACAAGAAAAATTTGCGGACAAAGGAAAGTTCAATATTTATGCCATCATAAATAATGTAGAAGGTCCAGCTTTTTCAGGTCTTGAAGAAAGCATGCAAGTAAATATGAAGGCATGGCATCAATTTCATAAATTCGCCGTTATTAGCGCTAATTCTTTACCAGAACAATCGGCTGAAGTTGAAAATCTGCTGCCAAAACTTCAAGTAAAGTATTTTAATTTAGATGAAATGAACGATGCGTGGGATTGGATTCAAGAGTAAGAAAAGCGTTTTGCATTTACAATGCAAAACGCTTTTCTGATTGTAGTGTAAGCAAGCTAACCAAAGGTAGCGAGAGTTAGAAAATTCCCTTGACCAGGGTGGGCATAGAGTCAGCTATCGTATACACTAATTATGGAGTGAATGATGTTTAACAGATAGGATGAGAGACGATGAAAACAGAAATTTCTATTAAGATAAATGATAAATTTAAAGCGGAATACGCAAAAGGCTATCCGTTAATTTCGAAAGAAGCGTTAGAAGATCCCGAAGTGATAGCGACTGAAGGAAGCATTTTAAAGCTGGTCGATAAGCAAGGTCATTTTTTGGCAAAAGGCTATTATGGTCGCCAAAACAAAGGGTACGGTTGGGTATTAACAAATACCGAAAGTGAGACCATTGACCAAACCTTTATTGAACAAAAGCTAGCGGCTGCTATTTCTCGTCGACACGCTTTTTTCACTAACAAAGAAACGACGGCTTTCCGTATTTTTAATGGAGAAGGCGATGGTTTTGGTGGCTTAATCATCGATTACTACGATGGATTTTACTTGCTTAGCTGGTATAGCGAAGGAATGTATACGTTCAAAGATCAAGTGATTGCTGCTCTACAAAATGTGGTGGACTGCAAAGGCATTTATCAGAAAAAACGCTTTGATACAAAAGGTCAATATATTGAAGAAGATGATTTTGTAGCAGGTGAACGTGGTGAATTTCCACTAGTTGTAAAGGAAAATGGTGTAAACTTCGCTGTTTACTTAAATGACGGAGCCATGACGGGAATTTTTTTAGATCAGCGAGATGTACGAAACGTCATCAAACAAAAATACGCCAAAGGCAAAACCGTACTTAACACATTTTCTTATACAGGTGCATTTTCAGTAGTGGCAGCACTTGGTGGCGCAACAAACACAACGAGTGTGGACTTGGCAAAACGAAGTTCGAGTAAAACGATTGAGCAATTTAGTGTGAATGGTCTTGATTTTGAGAGTCAAGATATTTTGGTGATGGATGTTTTTAATTATTTTAAGTATGCTAAACGAAAAGAAATGAAATTTGATTTGGTTATTTTAGATCCGCCAAGCTTTGCACGTTCAAAAAAATATACGTTTAGTACATCCAAAGATTATACGAACTTGATGAAAGAAGCGATTGCCCTCACGGAAAAAAACGGCGTCATTGTTGCTTCGACAAACAGTGCTTCTTTTGGAATGAAAAAGTTCAAAGGGTTTGTTGATAAAGCTTTTAAAGAACTAGGTGGAAAATATAGCATAGTCGAAGAATTTACATTGCCAAGCGATTTTCGCGTTCGAAAAGAATTTAAAGAAGGCGATTATTTGAAAGTGCTCTTTGTAAAATTGAGCTAACTGAGAAAAAGCACATAAAAAACGAATAGTTTGTGACAGAATGGTTTTATACCACCATAAAAAAGATGTATTTGTTGTCAATCTCTGTACAGTTTCTGCTGCTACTTTTATAATGAAAAGCAGACTGTGAGGGATCGTCGATGTTTAAAAATGCGTTGAGCACTTTTCGTTTTATGGGCTTGCTAGAAGGTAGTTCATTATTGATCTTGCTTTTCATTGCCATGCCATTAAAATATTTTTTTGAGTTTCCAGAAGCCGTTCGTGCTATTGGGCCGATTCATGGTGCCTTGTTTAGTATGTATATACTTATCACGATTTATATGACGTTTGTTTATAAATGGCCGTTTCGCTTTTCGATTGGCGCAGTGGTTTCAGCGTTTTTACCATTCGGAAACTTTATTTTAGATAAACGCCTTGGACATTGGCTGCAGTTGAAACCTTCAACTGCCTGAGTACAAAACGAAACGAAAACATCTGTGGGATTTTTCCATAGGTGTTTTTGTTTTGTATTAACGAAATATCTTCTGTTCCTCTATAATGAAACTAGTGTAACGAATAGCTTCACAGGGGAGGTAGGGGCAATGACACAGTCGATCAACTCTTCTTCGTTAGTAGAAAAGCCTATTTACGGGGTCATGTTCGCGATCGGTGGCTGTCATTTATTGAATGATTCGTTGCAGTCTGTCATTCCGGCAATGTTCCCCATACTCGAAGTGAGTCTTAGTTTAACGTATACACAATTGGGCTTGATTGCTTTTGTGTTAAATATGGTAGCTTCTGTACTTCAACCAGTTGTCGGATTTATTAGCGATAAAAAACCAATGCCATTTGCATTACCACTCGGCATGACGAGCTCTTTTATGGGCATTGCTGGATTGGCGTTTGCTTCGGAATATTGGATGATTTTGGTCTCCGTTATTTTTCTTGGCCTGGGCTCTGCGATTTTTCATCCGGAAGGCTCACGGGTTTCGTTTATGGCTGCAGGATCAAAAAGAGGGTTGTCGCAGTCAATTTATCAAGTAGGTGGAAATACCGGACAAGCTCTTGCACCCTTAATCAGCGCATTTATTTTAGTGCCTCTTGGTCAAATAGGGATTGCTTTGTTTTTATTTGTTGCAGCTCTTGGTATTTTTATTTTATCGAAAATCTCAATTTGGTATAAACAGCAACTAGAACAAGAAAAACGTCAAAAAGTAAAAAAGATTTTGCTTTCTTCTTTACCTGAAATGACAAAACAGCAAATAGGTGTGGCTTTAGTTCTTTTACTGATTATTATTTTTGCGCGCTCTTTTTACGTAACAAATATGACCAGTTTTTATATTTTTCACTTGATTGAATTCTATGGACTCACCATTCAACAAGGACAACTCTATGTTTTTCTGTTTTTAGGTGTTGGAGCAGTAGGGACGTTTTTTGGAGGACCGATAGCAGACAAAATCGGTCGCAAAAATGTCATTTTGTTGTCTATTACTGTACCCATTCCGCTTGCTGCATTCTTGCCTTACTTGCCCTTGCCTGCCGTCTTATTGTTTTTAGCATGTATTGGATTTTTCATTATGCTAAGCTTTTCTGTGACAGTCGTTTATGCACAAGAACTTGTGCCTAGTAAGATTGGCACGATGGCTGGATTAACGGTGGGACTTGCTTTTGGTATGGGAGCCATTGGAGCTGTAGTTATCGGGATACTAATGGATGCTATTGGTGTGTACCATACGATGATTATAGTATCGTTTCTGCCAATTATCGGCGTGGTTGGTTTCTGGCTACCTCGCGACCGAAAACTAACAGTTGCTTAACGGCCATTCAATTAAAATGAACACGAAGGGGATATTTTATGTCAATCACTGGATTAGAAATACCAACTGAAATTCATACTGAACGCTTATTGTTACGTATGCCTAAAACGGGAGATGGAAAAGCAGTAAATGCCGCTATTCAAGCGTCTCTTGCTGAATTAAGACCATGGCTTGGCTTTGCAGAAGCAGAACCGTCTCCTCAAGACACAGAAATCAATTTGCTAGAATCACGTGTGAAGTTTTTAAAAAAACAAGCTTTTCGCTATTTGATGTTTGATAAAGAAAGCCACGAGTATATCGGAACTGCTGGTTTTCATAGTATTCAATGGGACGTGCCCAAAATGGAAATTGGCTACTGGATCAATACGAAAGCTGCAGGTAAGGGCTATATAAGTGAAGCGGTTAAAGCGTTGACTGAGCTTGCTTTTACGACATTAAAATGCAATCGTCTTGAAATTCAATGTGATGCCGAAAACGTGAAAAGTCGTGCAATTCCTGAGAAACTTGGCTTTGTATTAGAAGGAACATTGCACAACGATGTACGTTCAGTAGATGGCAAACGATTAACCGATACATGCATCTACGCTAAATACGCTTAATGAGACAGAGAGAACAGGAGCTTTCGCGATGAAAAAGAAAGAAATAGGGTTCAAGCCGTTTATTTCATTATTGCTGTCTTTGAAAATTCCAAAATCTGCACTTGCAGTTGGATTGATTGCGAGCTTAATAACAACACTAGTTGGTTTGATCGTACCACTGCTAACAAAAAATTTAGTAGATGGATTTTCCTTAGCGTCTTTAAGTGTTCCATTAATTTTAGGCATTGCACTTGCTTTTATTGTTCAAGCTGTTATTAATGGTGTTTCAATTTACTTGCTCAGCATGGTAGGTCAACGAGTAGTCGCAGGATTGCGAGAACGAATGTGGGCAAAGTTAATCCGGTTACGTGTAAGTTATTTTGATCAACATTCGAGTGGTGAAACGGTGAGTCGTGTTGTGAATGATACGGGAATTGTCCGGAATTTAATCACAGACCATTTTCCTTCTTTTATTACCGGTATGATTTCTATAATTGGAGCAGTAATTATTTTAGTCATTCTAGATTGGAAGATGACTCTCTTGATCATGTTGTCGGTTCCACTGACCGTTATTGTTATGGTTCCTTTGGGTCGTCAGATGGCGAAGATTTCTCGCAACTTACAGGATGAGACAGCTCATTTTACCGGTCATGTTCAACAAACCCTAGGCGAAATTCGATTAATGAAATCCTCGACAGCGGAAAATACAGAAGAAGCAAGAGGCGTAGAAGGCATAGATAAATTGTTTAAGTTAGGTATGAAAGAAGCAAAAATTTATGCGTTGATTGCACCGCTTATGT includes these proteins:
- the brnQ gene encoding branched-chain amino acid transport system II carrier protein — protein: MDSKLSFKSYAVVGMMLFALFFGAGNLIFPAELGQYAGTNVWIAILGFLITGVGLPLLGILAIGFSKSNDLQDLSSRVHPLYGVIFTAVLYLTIGPLFALPRTGAVSYEVGIAPFVGEAHAAIGLLVFSVVFFGISLIVSLNPTKIVDSIGKILSPAILVTLGVLLVTAIVKPMGKQQVPEPVYTSDAFFTGFTEGYNTMDALASLVFGIIVISAVRKMGVNSPKGVLTATLKSGIVAATLLAIVYTGIAYLGSTSTAALGLLETGGPVLSGASDYYFGTLGASLLAMIIILACLTTAIGLTVANAGFFHKLTPKVSYKTYVFIFSAFSLVVTNAGLANIITYSIPVLMFLYPLAIVLILLAFLSPLFRHAQFVYISTTVVTFFVSVIDGLKALTSSLNVANPQWLQSIIDFYANLLPLYSNGLGWFLPAIIVVAITTVIARSKKNVTVQAVQDNG
- a CDS encoding GntR family transcriptional regulator, producing the protein MPIPVNHSKPVRVSAKESAYLQLQQWIIDGTLQPEEKLIDTDLAQALNLSRTPIREALQLLEVQGFVEMFPGKATRVTNVKKGDLKDLLPPLAVLQALSAELAIPNLDQDVFTLLEETNQRFIEAIQSQDGFSALKIDQEFHQIIVDAANNPYIYSILGSLQSHVRRQFFHHSLMLTRSSYDEHVEIIQTLKEKNPEKVTHLMKSNWVRTIDELSTVKSL
- a CDS encoding STAS/SEC14 domain-containing protein, whose protein sequence is MLSFIPSQDSTTIAFELNGTATKEDLLKLEQAIGEQFSDDQQFNAFAVMQKIEVPTIKALIEESKIDMKYGNQYNKLAVIGEKKLLETITKLSNVMPGVKARYFEIDEAEQAWNWIKNKQFE
- a CDS encoding STAS/SEC14 domain-containing protein — translated: MLSFVPSKDEETIAIEFEGTATHEDAMKIDRIIQEKFADKGKFNIYAIINNVEGPAFSGLEESMQVNMKAWHQFHKFAVISANSLPEQSAEVENLLPKLQVKYFNLDEMNDAWDWIQE
- a CDS encoding class I SAM-dependent rRNA methyltransferase, whose product is MKTEISIKINDKFKAEYAKGYPLISKEALEDPEVIATEGSILKLVDKQGHFLAKGYYGRQNKGYGWVLTNTESETIDQTFIEQKLAAAISRRHAFFTNKETTAFRIFNGEGDGFGGLIIDYYDGFYLLSWYSEGMYTFKDQVIAALQNVVDCKGIYQKKRFDTKGQYIEEDDFVAGERGEFPLVVKENGVNFAVYLNDGAMTGIFLDQRDVRNVIKQKYAKGKTVLNTFSYTGAFSVVAALGGATNTTSVDLAKRSSSKTIEQFSVNGLDFESQDILVMDVFNYFKYAKRKEMKFDLVILDPPSFARSKKYTFSTSKDYTNLMKEAIALTEKNGVIVASTNSASFGMKKFKGFVDKAFKELGGKYSIVEEFTLPSDFRVRKEFKEGDYLKVLFVKLS
- a CDS encoding DUF3817 domain-containing protein encodes the protein MFKNALSTFRFMGLLEGSSLLILLFIAMPLKYFFEFPEAVRAIGPIHGALFSMYILITIYMTFVYKWPFRFSIGAVVSAFLPFGNFILDKRLGHWLQLKPSTA
- a CDS encoding MFS transporter, producing the protein MTQSINSSSLVEKPIYGVMFAIGGCHLLNDSLQSVIPAMFPILEVSLSLTYTQLGLIAFVLNMVASVLQPVVGFISDKKPMPFALPLGMTSSFMGIAGLAFASEYWMILVSVIFLGLGSAIFHPEGSRVSFMAAGSKRGLSQSIYQVGGNTGQALAPLISAFILVPLGQIGIALFLFVAALGIFILSKISIWYKQQLEQEKRQKVKKILLSSLPEMTKQQIGVALVLLLIIIFARSFYVTNMTSFYIFHLIEFYGLTIQQGQLYVFLFLGVGAVGTFFGGPIADKIGRKNVILLSITVPIPLAAFLPYLPLPAVLLFLACIGFFIMLSFSVTVVYAQELVPSKIGTMAGLTVGLAFGMGAIGAVVIGILMDAIGVYHTMIIVSFLPIIGVVGFWLPRDRKLTVA
- a CDS encoding GNAT family N-acetyltransferase; its protein translation is MSITGLEIPTEIHTERLLLRMPKTGDGKAVNAAIQASLAELRPWLGFAEAEPSPQDTEINLLESRVKFLKKQAFRYLMFDKESHEYIGTAGFHSIQWDVPKMEIGYWINTKAAGKGYISEAVKALTELAFTTLKCNRLEIQCDAENVKSRAIPEKLGFVLEGTLHNDVRSVDGKRLTDTCIYAKYA